Part of the Acomys russatus chromosome 19, mAcoRus1.1, whole genome shotgun sequence genome, CTTACTTTGTCCCTGTTGGTTCTTACTGTGATTTAATTTGCTAACTGTGACTGACTGAGGCTACAACAGGACACTGCAGGCCATTTATAAAGGTGATGAAGGACTATTGTAAAAAAATCATTGTGAAAATTCAACTTAATCTACATGACATGTAGTGTATCTagtagtaggaggaggaggagggtgaggatgaggagtaggaggatgaggagaaggaggaggtgttGGACAAGACGGAGGATGAAGAGGAGCAGTGAACTCATCATGATTTCATTCCCATAGTGGACATTTAAATGGAATTATAAGAAGCTCACAGTCCTGGGTAGGGCAAGTATGTTATCTGTTTctggatgtaaacatatttttatttgacacCTCACTTATCTTCAGATTTTATAGGCATTAGTATCTGATTCTGTATTTAATGGTCACTGGTGCAATGACCGATTTGAAGTCTCTTCCATTTGAACTTGGGAAGGTGTCATGGAAGAGAGGTGGCATCACAAGTACTGTGCAAGGTTGGCTAAGACCAAACATGTCCTGACTTATCTCTCCTCGGTTAGTCATATTCCAAATGTAAGAATAATCTGATTGGCCAAAATAAATGTTACTGACTTTATAGCACAGATGATGAAACATTTAGTAAAAGATGTTTGGTATTAGTATATGCTATTCCTATGAAGACTTGCTCAGATATTTCCTGTTTGTCTTCAGTGTTTTCAAACCGTGAACACTGCCACTCTAAAAGCAGactattatataataaatatgctgTAGTTGGAGGACACATTCGTAAGATTCCTTACAGTGGAGTCATAGGacagataaaagtaaaatcttttcaggttgtattttctatttgtgaCTGAACATGTAAATCTAGACATATAatgaaaacaaccaaacacatAATCTGTACCTTTGGAATAATCATTAGTCTGCTTTTGTCTGTGAACCCTGTATGAATAAAGAAGCACCTACTTTTCCTTGTAGGAATAAGGTTTGCTGTCCTAAGGGTGTTACCCAACTTAACTGTATCAATGGGCAGTCCAACATTTGTCAGCGTTTTTACCATCACTACTTTACACTAATTCATGGTATCTGAGCTCAGGCAGTATCATCGTTCACAACTATTGTTTAACGTATGTTGCAACAATGCTCTTAAACTCGATTCCATGAATTTTATGTGCAGATCCCAGCTGCCACCAAAACTGACATTCAGCAAAAAACTTAAACCAAAATCACACTCTTGTTTTATGTGTGACTTCATAACCATACagctcatggattttttttccaagggAAACATTACAGGGAACAcagtagaataaaacaatagattatgaattcttctttctttgaCAGAAACATTACTGTTGTGATTCTTAGCACTGGGTTACTGGCAAGCAGGTTTGTATTTGTTCTTCCCAAGCAGATGGGATCAGTGTTCTACAGAACTTGTGGGCACATCCAGATAATGCAAAGGTATAAGGTTCTTGGTTTATTTACAAACATGTACAAGGTTGTCACTCTTGTTCCTTTTTTCATTCAcggtttgttcatttttttttcttttcttttagttaacaTAAAAAAgctggtttctttaaaatctctTTATATTTACAGTTTTGCTTGatccaattctttcttttttctttctgctcttattAACCCTATCTGTCTTAAGTACATTATTTAATCTTTTGCTCTCatactatgttttctttatttcctcaacGTGTCTCATACAAGCTCTGTGTCATCATCTAAGGAGCTGCATTAAAATATCATTGGCTCAACACATGTTTATCCCACATAAACAAACATTTCTTGTAACCATGAACAAAGAAACTAAATTAAGACAGAAAACAGGCTAGTGATCTTTTGTGTCTGGATTAATTTACTTAATAGAatgctttctattttgtttcgTATCCATTCCCTCTGCAGTGGCAACATATACAGAAAAGACAGCGAGTATATGGTAGTCTTTAAGGTCTCCGAATATCTCCAAAAATGTTTTAACTCCTTCAcatctgcttctgccttatggagagatggaagcaccaacaaAAGAAAACGCACCAACTAGATCTAGGCCCTTAACACACATGTAATGGATggtcagtttgatcttcatgtgggtcccctagtaagtagAGTGACTTCTGTCTatggacactgttgcctgctttcgtTCACTTTGCTTCATCCAAgctgccttgtgtggcctcagtAGATGAGGATGATTTCAATTCTTTTGGGACTTGATGTAGTGAGgtgtgttgtagtgtgtgtctgtgtgtgtgtgtgtgtgtgtgtgtgttgtgctccccttttctgagggcaaGGGGAAGGCAGATAGGGGGAAGCacatgagagagaggagacttgGAAGACAACTATGGAGGTggctatgatcagaatgtaaggtgaataaataaattagaaataaaattttaaattaaaatagtttgGAGTATTATAAGTTCTCTTTTTCTACAGCACCCCTAACATATATCAATATAATCTGAATGTTTGCATcatctttgcttttattcttatttattttattattatttatttaatattctcCCCGGCCACTATCAAATAATCTTGAATGATTCTTTTGTGTGaaactttttttctcttattatatcACTATTTATGTTATAAGTATTGAGCATTCTCACAGTAAAAACATGGAGAGTAACCATTCTCACAAAGAAGTTCTGGAAGAGGTGTTTTTATGTGTCTCTCCTGGCTTTGTACTCAGGAGTATAAAGGACCCTCTGGTTCAGTCTCTCAATAGCTCAATGGATTGATAGATTCTTCCTATACTCCAACTTGCAACCATCGGTAGTTATTCATGAAACCACAAAAACTGTGTGGACAGACTCTAAAGGAAATTGTGCTAAATCACAAAATGAACTTCTGGAACCTGGcactcaaaataattttcttatcaCAAACAACCACTGGAATTTTgggaaatttttctcttttgttctgctATCTAGGTCTTTACTACAGAGAATGCAAACTGAAGCCCACAGATTTGATTCTCATGCATCTAATGGCAGCCAATGCTTTGATCATTCTTTCTTCAGGAGTTCCCCACACAATGGCAGTTTGGGGATGGAAGCAGTTCTTGCCTGAATTTGGATGCAATTTTATAGTGTACATTCAACAAAGTGCCCGGAGTGTGTCCATTGGAACCACATGTCTCTTGAGTGTCTTCCAGGCTGTCACCATCAGTCCTAGGAAATCCTGTTGGACAGATCATAAAGCCAAAGCTGAGAAGTACATTGGATGCTGCATGCTTATTATCTGGGTTTTGTACTTGTTgatatatttcattttccttctgtaccctttcagtaaaagaaatacaaaaaatgtgACAACAAAGCGAGATTTAGAATACTGCTCCACTGTAGGGAGTGATCCAATTGGTGAGTCCCTCTATGCAGCATTGGTAGTGTGTCCTGAAGTCTTTCTTTCTGGACTCATTTCGTGGTCCAGTGGCTCCATGATTGTCCTTCTGCTCAGACACAAACAGTTGGTTCAACACATCCGCAGCACTCATAATTCCAGCAGAACTTCCCCTGAGTCCAGAGCCACACAACACATCCTGTCCCTGGTGTCtatctttctgggtttttatACTCTATCCTCCTTCTTAA contains:
- the LOC127203593 gene encoding vomeronasal type-1 receptor 4-like gives rise to the protein MNFWNLALKIIFLSQTTTGILGNFSLLFCYLGLYYRECKLKPTDLILMHLMAANALIILSSGVPHTMAVWGWKQFLPEFGCNFIVYIQQSARSVSIGTTCLLSVFQAVTISPRKSCWTDHKAKAEKYIGCCMLIIWVLYLLIYFIFLLYPFSKRNTKNVTTKRDLEYCSTVGSDPIGESLYAALVVCPEVFLSGLISWSSGSMIVLLLRHKQLVQHIRSTHNSSRTSPESRATQHILSLVSIFLGFYTLSSFLRGCIALLPKHNWWLRNITPFISLCFPSFGPFVIMNHYSVMPRLSLFWIRNKPP